The following proteins are encoded in a genomic region of Deinococcus betulae:
- a CDS encoding prenyltransferase/squalene oxidase repeat-containing protein — MISSAPGVELRVQALERGLTSLLRAQHPAGSWTDFWLPVGTSDAWVTAYVGLALHAVSVCPWLPKEPRHRARTAAQHAAQWLLAHEHPRGGWGYNAAVSADADSTAHALSLLARLGQPIPAGALAVLRAHEVAGEGFRTYLWPNPAHAWTRPSPDVTAAALRALHDLGDLSTAGLHGAWTATLAPQQTPEGLWTGFWWTGPAYPTGLTLEVWAASGRPTRPEPPTLSQTGHAFDLAWQLRAQQALGQPQAAHTTAHLLSRQTSDGAWPGAPILRVPPAHPASIGVTLTARDDRRVFTTASVLRALALDDPDSGEGSRPRRSRITAAPPHPLHDVVTRAALAAGLTQPQAQDAQTLCAYLTRLSLHPPGLWPSRQLTALSGGLPLEFSCVTGPQVPAALRYAAEVGDPFLPPPARTQSGLRVLEDVAAHLGFQAGWARLWPALRILTDPMNAAPDGTRFTVWGGVNQVLSSAETVQAPALKIYLNTLHRALGGGRARIDAALDAAGFAVSDRLRRMLDLLGQAGFPQEVGFALAGQGQVACKLYYELHGWRPALIETLLSLTDLPARPEVLKLEIPGLIRAGLARKSRSGIGLRIDPVTGDVRELMVACAFPTPLLPLHETVRRVETWLKSQGDDPAAYRALIQTLLSTWPDQHLPTPAMHSLFTQTATHKGRHTALYLRPFLQGYADSAPI; from the coding sequence ATGATTAGCTCCGCGCCAGGAGTGGAGCTGCGCGTTCAAGCGCTGGAACGGGGCCTAACCTCCCTGCTCCGCGCCCAGCACCCGGCGGGCAGCTGGACCGACTTCTGGCTGCCCGTGGGCACCTCAGACGCCTGGGTGACGGCGTATGTGGGCCTGGCGCTCCACGCGGTGTCGGTCTGCCCCTGGCTGCCCAAAGAGCCGAGACACAGGGCCCGGACTGCGGCGCAGCACGCCGCCCAGTGGCTGCTGGCCCACGAACACCCGCGCGGCGGTTGGGGTTACAACGCCGCTGTCAGTGCCGATGCAGACAGCACCGCGCACGCCCTATCGCTGCTAGCGCGGCTGGGTCAACCCATTCCAGCAGGAGCCCTGGCCGTTCTGCGCGCCCACGAGGTGGCCGGGGAGGGGTTCCGCACCTACCTCTGGCCAAACCCAGCGCACGCCTGGACGCGGCCGTCACCAGATGTCACCGCCGCCGCCCTGCGCGCGCTGCATGACCTGGGCGACCTGTCCACTGCCGGGCTGCACGGAGCCTGGACCGCTACGCTAGCGCCCCAGCAAACCCCGGAAGGGCTATGGACGGGATTCTGGTGGACAGGCCCCGCCTACCCCACGGGCCTGACACTGGAGGTCTGGGCGGCCTCCGGGCGACCCACTCGGCCAGAGCCGCCCACCCTTTCCCAAACGGGGCACGCCTTTGACCTGGCCTGGCAGCTCCGTGCCCAGCAGGCGCTGGGCCAGCCGCAGGCCGCCCACACCACCGCGCACCTGCTGAGCCGGCAAACCAGTGACGGCGCCTGGCCGGGCGCCCCCATCCTGCGTGTGCCGCCCGCGCACCCGGCCAGCATCGGCGTCACGCTGACAGCGCGCGACGACCGACGCGTCTTTACCACCGCGAGCGTCTTGCGGGCGCTGGCCCTGGACGACCCGGACAGCGGGGAGGGCAGTCGCCCACGCCGCAGCCGCATAACGGCAGCGCCACCCCATCCCCTGCACGACGTGGTGACCCGCGCGGCGCTGGCTGCCGGCCTGACGCAGCCGCAGGCCCAGGACGCCCAGACCCTCTGTGCCTACCTGACCCGGCTGAGCCTGCACCCTCCGGGCCTGTGGCCCTCGCGGCAGCTCACGGCGCTGTCTGGGGGGCTGCCGCTGGAGTTCTCCTGCGTCACCGGCCCTCAGGTGCCAGCGGCGCTGCGGTACGCCGCAGAGGTCGGTGACCCCTTTCTGCCGCCGCCCGCCCGGACCCAGAGCGGGCTGCGCGTTCTGGAAGACGTGGCCGCTCACCTGGGCTTTCAGGCAGGCTGGGCGCGCCTCTGGCCAGCCCTGCGGATCCTGACCGACCCCATGAACGCTGCGCCGGATGGAACGCGCTTCACCGTCTGGGGCGGCGTGAATCAGGTGCTGTCGTCGGCCGAGACTGTGCAGGCGCCGGCCCTGAAAATCTACCTGAATACCCTGCACCGGGCCCTGGGCGGGGGCCGAGCAAGAATTGACGCCGCGCTGGACGCTGCGGGCTTTGCAGTCTCTGACCGCCTGCGGCGCATGCTGGACCTGCTTGGCCAGGCTGGCTTTCCCCAGGAGGTGGGGTTTGCCCTGGCAGGGCAGGGTCAGGTGGCCTGCAAGCTGTATTACGAACTGCACGGCTGGCGGCCCGCCCTAATCGAGACCCTGTTGTCTCTGACGGACCTGCCCGCTAGACCAGAGGTCTTGAAACTGGAAATTCCGGGGCTGATCCGGGCGGGGCTGGCCCGGAAGAGCCGCTCTGGCATCGGGCTGCGTATAGATCCAGTCACCGGAGACGTGCGTGAACTGATGGTGGCCTGCGCGTTTCCCACCCCACTGCTGCCGCTTCATGAAACGGTCCGGCGGGTGGAAACCTGGCTCAAGTCGCAGGGGGATGACCCCGCCGCGTACCGGGCGCTGATCCAGACGCTGCTCAGCACCTGGCCAGACCAGCACCTGCCGACGCCCGCCATGCACAGTCTCTTCACGCAGACTGCGACCCACAAAGGCCGCCACACCGCCCTTTACTTGCGGCCCTTTCTTCAGGGTTATGCGGATTCGGCACCGATCTGA
- a CDS encoding phospholipase D-like domain-containing protein produces MPSLDSALTTHSGCTITPHIGGPPYFAALKAKIDALTGAAGDFIYIAGWWLQAGTNLGSTPLADLLKVKARAGVDVRVLGWVMAPSILQNSRAQAAPQLRSILGLNGNTMSFVNALRAEPRLSDKAVLNILAHPAGAVHMKMAVVGSSASATAFTGGIDLLNSRLLPSWHDVEAQVDGPAVQGLHDTFRQLWNEVRGRSPVSLTAGGVTCTSHTAPSGGGSLSGAPSGMPDLPARTLTTAAGGQSRTQSLRTFPKMRFGSVSGIASLGGASIPSNDPLSFAPGGLFEIRSAWEKGIQGAQTYIYMEDQGFTSGEVFDWVNAAVKANDTVRVVILTGLFDPNDDPNNDTAKFFRVAVNNHLLAGLSAAQSARVGVFSHLTKTIHTKSTIVDDAWAIIGSANAMRRSLYTDLEHSVAYMDGAGAIARYREALWGVHLQQSAPDVQAGLTAWFSLPFQAPGPPPPLGIVRLRLPLPATTLSAQEQIIYDEVMDADSRQEWGTQLLRLFMQQAGAGSFAP; encoded by the coding sequence ATGCCCTCTCTGGATTCCGCGTTGACCACACACTCCGGCTGTACGATCACGCCTCACATCGGCGGGCCACCCTACTTCGCCGCCCTGAAAGCAAAAATCGACGCGCTGACGGGCGCCGCCGGGGACTTTATTTACATCGCCGGGTGGTGGCTTCAGGCGGGCACCAACCTGGGCAGCACCCCACTGGCCGACCTGCTGAAGGTCAAGGCCCGCGCTGGCGTGGACGTCCGCGTGCTGGGCTGGGTCATGGCGCCGTCCATCCTGCAAAACAGCCGGGCGCAGGCCGCGCCGCAGCTGCGCAGCATTCTGGGGCTGAACGGCAACACCATGAGTTTCGTCAATGCCCTGCGCGCCGAACCGCGCCTCTCGGACAAGGCCGTGCTGAACATCCTGGCGCACCCGGCGGGCGCCGTCCATATGAAGATGGCGGTTGTGGGCAGCAGCGCCAGCGCCACAGCGTTCACGGGCGGCATTGACCTGCTGAATTCCCGGCTTCTTCCATCCTGGCACGATGTGGAAGCGCAGGTGGACGGGCCCGCTGTACAGGGCCTCCACGACACCTTCCGGCAATTGTGGAACGAAGTCCGGGGCCGCTCACCCGTATCCCTGACCGCTGGGGGCGTGACTTGCACCAGCCATACGGCGCCGTCCGGCGGCGGCAGCCTGAGCGGCGCGCCGAGCGGGATGCCCGACCTGCCGGCCCGCACCCTGACCACGGCGGCGGGGGGCCAGTCACGCACCCAGAGCCTGCGGACCTTCCCCAAGATGCGCTTTGGCTCGGTGAGCGGGATTGCCAGCCTGGGCGGGGCCAGCATTCCCAGCAATGACCCGCTGAGTTTCGCGCCTGGCGGCCTCTTCGAGATTCGCAGCGCCTGGGAAAAGGGCATTCAGGGCGCGCAGACGTATATCTACATGGAGGACCAGGGCTTTACCTCCGGCGAGGTCTTCGACTGGGTCAATGCCGCTGTAAAGGCCAACGACACCGTGCGGGTGGTGATTCTGACCGGGCTGTTCGACCCCAACGACGACCCCAACAACGACACGGCCAAGTTCTTTCGCGTGGCGGTGAACAACCACCTTCTGGCAGGGCTCAGTGCCGCGCAGTCGGCCCGCGTGGGGGTATTCAGCCACCTCACCAAGACCATCCACACCAAATCCACCATCGTGGACGACGCCTGGGCCATCATCGGGTCGGCCAACGCCATGCGCCGCAGCCTGTACACCGATCTGGAACATTCGGTGGCGTATATGGACGGCGCCGGGGCCATCGCGCGTTACCGCGAGGCCCTGTGGGGCGTGCATCTCCAGCAGTCCGCGCCCGACGTACAGGCGGGGCTGACCGCCTGGTTCAGCCTGCCGTTTCAGGCGCCGGGGCCGCCTCCGCCGCTGGGCATCGTGCGCCTGCGCCTGCCGCTGCCCGCCACGACCCTCAGCGCGCAGGAACAGATCATCTACGACGAGGTCATGGACGCCGATTCCCGTCAGGAATGGGGCACTCAGCTGCTGCGGCTGTTTATGCAGCAGGCCGGGGCCGGTTCCTTCGCGCCCTAA
- a CDS encoding IclR family transcriptional regulator, with product MSGAGDGAARPRSGRTRGAEAPGSVRTLERGLGVLWALAGLRQAPLSAVARASGLSVSTAYRLLETLRQQGFVDWDEASGLFRIGLRAFQVGAAFDAAQALIAAADPEMRALVAELGESANLAVLRPSGGGGWTAAYVHQVEGPQLVRMFTQPGAGAPLHASGVGKVLLASRSDEEARLALAQTALTAFTPHTFTSPDAVLASLTAVRADGYALDDQERELGVRCVAVPVRGAGAQVTAALSVSAPTSRLTPGEVPRFLAAAHAAATRISARLGGAG from the coding sequence CTGAGCGGGGCAGGCGACGGGGCCGCGCGCCCCCGCAGTGGGCGGACACGTGGCGCCGAGGCGCCGGGCAGCGTCCGTACCCTGGAACGGGGCCTGGGCGTGTTGTGGGCGCTGGCTGGCCTGCGTCAGGCGCCCCTCAGCGCGGTGGCGCGCGCTTCTGGCCTGTCGGTCAGCACGGCATACCGCCTCCTTGAAACCTTACGGCAGCAGGGCTTCGTGGACTGGGACGAGGCTTCGGGGCTGTTCCGCATTGGCCTGCGGGCCTTTCAGGTGGGGGCGGCCTTTGACGCCGCGCAGGCCCTGATTGCCGCCGCCGACCCCGAGATGCGCGCCCTGGTGGCCGAGCTGGGCGAGAGCGCCAACCTGGCGGTGCTGCGCCCTTCCGGGGGGGGCGGCTGGACGGCCGCTTACGTGCATCAGGTGGAGGGACCGCAACTGGTCCGGATGTTCACACAGCCCGGCGCGGGGGCGCCGCTCCACGCGTCCGGAGTGGGCAAGGTGCTCCTGGCCAGCCGTTCCGATGAGGAAGCGCGCCTGGCCCTGGCCCAGACTGCACTGACCGCTTTCACACCCCACACCTTCACCAGCCCAGACGCGGTGCTGGCCTCCCTGACGGCGGTGCGCGCCGACGGCTACGCCCTGGACGACCAGGAACGTGAACTGGGCGTGCGCTGCGTGGCGGTGCCGGTACGCGGCGCTGGGGCCCAGGTGACGGCGGCCCTGAGTGTCTCGGCCCCGACCTCGCGCCTGACGCCAGGCGAGGTGCCGCGCTTTCTGGCGGCGGCGCACGCGGCGGCTACGCGCATCTCGGCGCGGCTGGGCGGCGCGGGGTAG
- the aceB gene encoding malate synthase A, whose amino-acid sequence MTQTLPPGLTMTAPVRDAQRDLLTPEALAFVAELHRRFEGRRRALMAEREARQVRLDAGELPDFLPETASIRAGDWRIAPLPADLHDRRVEITGPVDRKMIINALNSGARMFMADFEDASSPTWDNVVSGQVNLRDAVRHTISLDTGGKSYRLNDRTAVLLVRPRGWHLPEKHVQVDGETLYGAFFDFGLYFWHNARELLARGSGPYFYLPKLESHHEARLWNDVFLYAQEALGLPRGTIKATVLIETILAAFEMDEILYELREHSAGLNCGRWDYIFSYIKKLRAHGGRLLPDRAKVTMAVPMMTAYSKLAIQTCHKRGAPAIGGMSAFIPVKGDEEKNRAAFEQVRVDKEREALNGHDGTWVAHPGMVELATEVFDRLMPAPNQIDSGKQQELRVTAADLLTPPDGTVTEAGVRLNVNVGVQYLAAWLRGAGAVPLHNLMEDAATAEISRAQLWQWRHHGVTLDDGRPLTPKLFDALYDDEVAKLGAAFEDAARLFRTTATQSPLMDFLTLPGYEALA is encoded by the coding sequence ATGACCCAGACCTTGCCGCCCGGCCTGACTATGACCGCCCCTGTGAGGGACGCCCAGCGTGACCTGTTGACCCCTGAAGCACTAGCTTTTGTGGCCGAGTTGCACCGCCGCTTTGAGGGACGGCGGCGCGCCCTGATGGCCGAGCGCGAGGCGCGGCAGGTACGACTGGACGCCGGCGAACTGCCTGACTTTCTACCCGAGACGGCATCCATCCGGGCAGGCGACTGGCGCATTGCGCCGCTGCCCGCTGACCTGCATGACCGCCGCGTGGAAATCACGGGGCCAGTGGACCGCAAAATGATTATCAATGCGCTGAACAGCGGCGCGCGCATGTTCATGGCCGATTTCGAGGACGCCAGCAGCCCCACCTGGGACAACGTGGTCAGCGGGCAGGTCAACCTGCGCGACGCCGTGCGGCACACCATCAGTCTGGACACCGGCGGCAAAAGCTACCGCCTGAATGACCGCACGGCCGTTCTGCTCGTGCGCCCGCGCGGCTGGCATCTGCCGGAAAAGCATGTGCAGGTGGACGGAGAGACCCTATACGGGGCCTTCTTCGATTTCGGGCTGTACTTCTGGCACAACGCGCGGGAACTGCTGGCGCGCGGCAGTGGACCGTACTTCTACCTCCCCAAGCTGGAATCCCACCACGAGGCGCGGCTGTGGAACGACGTGTTCCTGTACGCACAGGAGGCGCTGGGGCTGCCGCGCGGCACCATCAAGGCTACTGTCCTGATCGAGACCATTTTGGCGGCCTTCGAGATGGACGAGATCCTGTATGAGCTGCGCGAGCATTCGGCGGGCCTGAACTGCGGGCGCTGGGATTACATCTTTAGCTACATCAAGAAGCTGCGCGCGCATGGGGGCCGCCTGCTGCCCGACCGCGCCAAGGTCACGATGGCGGTGCCGATGATGACGGCCTACTCCAAGCTGGCCATTCAGACCTGCCACAAACGCGGCGCCCCGGCTATTGGCGGGATGAGCGCCTTCATCCCGGTCAAGGGCGACGAGGAGAAAAACCGCGCGGCCTTCGAGCAGGTGAGGGTGGACAAGGAGCGCGAGGCCCTGAACGGCCACGACGGCACCTGGGTCGCCCACCCCGGCATGGTGGAACTGGCCACCGAGGTTTTTGACCGCCTGATGCCGGCGCCCAACCAGATTGACAGCGGCAAGCAGCAGGAGCTGAGGGTCACGGCTGCCGACCTCCTGACACCGCCGGACGGCACCGTCACCGAGGCAGGTGTGCGTCTGAACGTGAATGTGGGTGTGCAGTACCTGGCGGCGTGGCTGCGCGGAGCGGGCGCGGTGCCGCTGCACAACCTGATGGAAGACGCCGCCACCGCCGAGATTTCGCGGGCGCAGCTGTGGCAGTGGCGCCACCACGGCGTGACGCTGGACGACGGCCGTCCCCTGACGCCCAAGCTGTTTGACGCCCTGTACGACGACGAGGTGGCGAAGCTGGGCGCCGCCTTTGAAGACGCCGCGCGGCTGTTCCGCACCACGGCCACCCAGTCACCGCTGATGGACTTTCTGACCCTGCCCGGCTACGAGGCGCTGGCCTGA
- a CDS encoding carboxypeptidase-like regulatory domain-containing protein — MRSTQLILTAFALLTLSACGGSATSQPAPASPGPQQPAPTAPGAVSAWTMTGTVKTEAGEPLAGVRVFADHTAFYNMNAEGVTDAQGRYTVALAHQPGSWAAGAYMNLKVGEQTFEARLKPNDDTSFDGSKGAVRDFTFKASDAPAGKVNTYIAHSNVELDYDTLVFTFTPDGPNVMGSTAPFTRPFVDGYGVQNVPLGRYRVSAVHVLNGTRQQLLLSSDDQEEFATSVLALFHDNHDRYGITMELSLKNPE; from the coding sequence ATGCGCAGCACCCAACTGATTTTGACCGCCTTTGCCCTGCTCACCCTCTCGGCCTGTGGCGGCAGCGCCACCAGTCAGCCTGCACCCGCGTCGCCCGGTCCTCAGCAACCCGCACCCACGGCACCCGGCGCCGTGTCCGCCTGGACCATGACCGGCACCGTGAAAACAGAAGCCGGCGAGCCGCTGGCAGGCGTGCGGGTCTTTGCTGACCACACCGCGTTTTACAACATGAATGCAGAGGGCGTTACCGACGCGCAGGGCCGCTACACCGTGGCCCTGGCCCACCAGCCCGGCAGCTGGGCCGCCGGCGCCTACATGAACCTCAAAGTAGGCGAGCAGACTTTCGAGGCACGCCTGAAGCCCAACGACGACACGTCCTTTGACGGCTCGAAGGGCGCCGTCCGGGATTTCACCTTTAAGGCCAGCGACGCCCCAGCGGGCAAAGTCAACACGTATATCGCGCATTCCAACGTTGAACTGGATTACGACACCCTGGTCTTCACCTTCACACCTGATGGGCCGAATGTCATGGGCAGCACGGCACCGTTTACGCGCCCTTTCGTAGATGGCTACGGGGTGCAGAATGTGCCACTGGGCCGCTACCGGGTCAGTGCGGTACACGTCCTGAATGGAACCCGGCAGCAGCTCCTTCTGAGTTCTGACGACCAGGAAGAATTTGCGACCAGTGTGCTGGCCCTGTTCCACGACAACCATGACCGCTACGGCATCACGATGGAACTGAGCCTCAAGAACCCGGAGTAA